The region TGGACTTGTGCTGGTGTTTTTCCACTTCCATTTTTAAGAAGCTAATAGCTTGGTATGATTGCCACTGTTTCAATGTGGGAGGCAAATTCCAGGCAAAAAAAGCGAATTTCAAACAAAGGAATTCTGTTTAGACTGCATCAGAGAGTGGGTCCAATTTCAGGGAGGACTCCAGAGACATCACTGCAGGATGGAATTCTGTTGATGGCTGATAAGTTAAATAAATGTAGGAGTGCATTTGATGCCTCTGGGTCTTTGTATTCCGtgttatttttagagaaaaagctAAAAGCAGGACATTAATCTAGTGAATGTATACAAAACATCTGCAAATTCTTTTATCTTCTGATTTTGGTACTTAAAATGTctagaaaaataacttgtatttttttcatatgaaattGAGAGTCTTAAAATGAGatctcttctgtttcctcaAAGTTGTATAAGCttcaatgaaataatttattttgaatactTAATTTGTTCAAGTATTCTTTACCTTTTGAGTTTACTGGAATTAAGGAATAGGAATTCTTGGATGCTTTGCAGGAAATTCTAGTATTTCTGACTTTAATGTTATCTGAGATAATCGTGTATGAGTTTGTAGAAAGTATGGTCTTCTGTTCAACTGTGGAATTCCAGTgcactgtttttcagaagttttagtAAGTTGACTCTACCAAGTGTGTAAACgtgtttattatttctttttctaaatagtACTTGCAGTGCATTGgtgtatttatgtttttatcATTTCAGCTCATTCAAGGCCTCTCCCAAGACCAAGATTCGAAGACAGTTTTCATGACGATGGAAGATACGCTCATGACAATGCCCAGCACCATCCACACGATGACTGGAGTGAACACCCTCGAGATGACTATCCAGGACCTTCTTATCGATCCGCCAGTCCTCTCATCAGGAAAGAGAACTATTACCATGAACAATACGGCCGCCCGGCGTCTCGGGACCGGGACTTTGGCCACCCGGCATCTCGGGACCGGCAGTTTGGGCGTCCGGCTTCGCACGACCGGGAGTACAGGCATCCAGCGTCTCACGATCAGGAATACGGACACCCGACATCCCATGACCGGGAGTATGGGGGTCTGGTTTCGCACGACCAGGACTATGGCCCTCCTGACTCTTGGGAATCAACCGGACCACATGAAACTGATTTTAGTTCTTCGGATATTTTAGGTGATTTTAGATCACCAGGACTCATGGAAGATGATTATGGCAACATGGAGAATCAGGAGTATGATGTGGACTTTGGAATTCAATCTGACAGCGAGTTCCGACCGCCGCTACGGAGGGGCAACATCGGCAGGGGAAGAGTTCTGCGAGGAAAGCGCCTTACAAGGGGCGCTGTTAAAACTAAAGTATTCAAAGGAGATATCAAACCTCCCCTGAAGAAATGGAACACTAAAAAACTGCCACCAGGCTCTGATCAGAAGTCAACTCTACAACCTGATCAAACGCCCGAAACTGCTGAACAACCCAACCAGAGGCCGGTGCCCGTCCCACGCCCTAATCAAAAGTTGCCTCCACGACCTAATCAGAGGCCAGCTTTAACAACCCAGAGACCTATTCTGAGGCTCCCAAAGCCTGCACATGTTTTCAGAAATCTCAGTTTTGACCTTGTGGACAAATCGGACATCTTTTCAACGTTTGGAATAGAAATTATCAAATGGGCTGGGTTTCATGCAATAAAAAATGATGCAGAATTTTCCCGGCTCTTTGGAGCTCTCTTCGAGCTGGAGACAGAAACCTGTGCAAAAATGCTTGCTTCATTCAAATGCTCCTTAAAGCCAGAACACAGAGATTATTGTTTCTTTACTATCAAGAGTTTACAACATGCTGCTCTGAAAACTCCCAAAGTGGACAATGAGTTTTTAAATATGCTGTTGGACAAAGGTGCTGTGAAAACAAAGAACTGCTTCTTTGAAATAATCAAACCTTTTGATAAATACATAATGAGACTTCAAGACCGCCTCCTAAAAGGTGTTACACCGCTGCTTATGGCCTGCAATGCTTATGAATTAAGCATTAAGACGAGTGGTTTTGGTAATCCAAGAGAAATGGCAAGTGCTTTTGAGACCACCGTCTCTCTTTGCCGTAAGTCTTTAGCCCTTCTGGGTCAGACCTTCGCGCTAGCATCTGTTTTTAGGCAAGAGAAAATACTTGAAGCCGTAGGACTCCAGGAAATGGCTCCAGCGCCAACACTATTCCCAAACTTTGACGATTCAACGTTGTTTGGAAGAGAGTACATTGAAAACTTGAAGGCTTGGTTGGAGAAAAGTGGATATCCAATTCAGATGAAGAAGGCTGAACCAGAGTCCACAGCACAGCTTAAAAAACCCTCTCCTGACACAAAAGCTCAAAGTGAGTGAACTGTTGTAAGATACTTTGCAGTATATAATTCCTTTATTTTGCACAAAATCCTTTTGGTGCTGTAAGTCATTTCCATTTAAAGGGTGGCTTAACTTGCCCAGGATGGCTCAGGGTAAGTTTTGTAAACCACAGTGCTTCTCGTAATAAAGTGCTCTAGAATCTAACTTGCATTGAGAAAACAGTCAGAACGTTTCTGACATTTCCTTAGTTTATTCTAGTATTAAGTGCAGACTTTTTTGTGTTAGCATGTTGAAAAATTGCAAACGTCAGTGTGTCAAAGAATAACTAAGATGACATATTGATACTCCAATGATGAGAATAATACAAcaactgcattttatttctccccacagccccccagcgAGCTGATCGGAAAGTCGTAGAGATAATCGAACAGCTGGTGAACAGCATTGTTTCAGGCACTTTGTCTGCCAAAGAGAGAAATGCTCAAAAGAACTGTCCTGAATATTGGTAGGTGTGTTTGAACAGTACGTCATATGAGTACTCTCTGCTAAAGATATTTGGAATGTATGTAATTAAACACTGTATTTCATCCAATGGGTATAAGATCAATGCCTATTGTATATCTAATCAGACTGTAGGAAAATGTTTCCTCAGCTAATTATACTTCCTGATATCCCTGGAAGTTGTCctgttgcttctgttttgtctAGTAGATCACGTTCCTTTTGATCTGTCAATTATGATTGTATGTCAATCCAAATATAAGATGTTCAAAGCAATTTCCATCTACAAGACGAAAATAGTAAGCAAATGTAGTTAATATAACCATACAGCAAGGTAATAGACTTATGGATCTGGTGCTCTATGAATAAAGTTGGAaaaggaaagctgggacacttCCAAGTGTAACAATCTTTTAATGTAACGTACCTCTTCATGTATGAATTGCAGCATGGCTGATTAATTACTTACCAAATGATTTATGTCAAAACTCTCCATCATTTATTTGCTTGGCATCCTTCACTTACTGCTTTAGAAGTGGAGTTGGCCGTTATTCTGAGAAAAACTGATGCAGGCTAACGTTAACGGAAGAACTTGTGTATAACCCTAGAAAAAAGGATCAATTGCTACTGAGTTTTTGGTCTGAGAATTTGAGATAAATTGTGCTTTTAGCTTGGGCTTTCcttgtatttctgtgattttatttagGTTCTTGTCTGATGAAGATAGTCTAGAATACAAGTATTACAGACTGAAGTTATCAGAGGTGCAAAGGCGGACGTCAGCTGGAAAGGAAGCGGGTGGTGAGGGCAGAACACTGGAAGAATCTGCAACAGAATCAGTCAGAGCCATGTTATACGCCAGGAAAGTCGCAAGTATTAAGAGAAAgctatttaaaaggaaaaggcttGGAATTATTGCCCAACACGGTGTGCGAAGAAGGAAGGTGAGGAGAGCAACCGCAGGGACGCAGACTGTGCTTTCGGCGGGTACAGTGCTGAAGCACCAAGACAAACATCTTCAAGGTTCCGTCCAGTCAAAAACTTCTGTGTCAGAAACCAGCCTGTCTGAGAAGAATTCTCCCCTCGACACCACCTCATCCTCACAATGTGTCACCGGTTCAGAGCTCGCTCTGCCAGCAGAAGAAAGGGCAGATGTGGAGGATTTATTAGCACCACCTGAACTTTTCCCACCGTTGTCCTCTCAGTTTCCTGATGGTAAGTGAAGATTCAagataagattttaaaatcGTAAATTTTATGAGAAAAGAATCGCATCGAATGTTCTGCTGGGCATTctaaaaatcatttattttgcttaagtAGATAGTTCTCAACTCTATTAACCTTCCAGTGATGCAGATTTTGTAGGAAGCTGTAGATAACGAGCGTTCTGTTTCTTGCAGTGGATGCTAAAACAATGGAAACTGCCGAGAAACTTGCCAAGTTTGTCGCTCAGGTAGGACCAGAAATTGAGCAGTTCAGCATAGACAACAGTGCAGATAACCCAGATCTTTGGTGAGTCCCACATTTATCTGTGTAAATGCACTgataagaaaaatcaaaatgcatCTAAACAATTACTAAGGAgatatttccttttattgtttGTTGAGATGTATGCTTTTATTCAATGTGTTTAGGAACAGAGGATTTTGAGCAACACTCCCTGTTGTCCTGCTCAGCACCTCCATTAATGGTGAATATCTGCATTacctaagaaagaaaaacacctctCCCAAACACGTACATGCActgatttgttattttttgcttttctatccTAAGTAATCAGCTTGCATCTTGAAACAGTGTTCTGCCAAAGTATTTTCAAtcttggggttttggttttgttgtggttttttttggtttggtttggttttttttaagcgaGGCTTTGATTAAAATGGCCTAAGTGCTCTAGTGTAAATCAGCAcaggtttttctctttcagtcaTACTGTGCCAATAAAAATGGAGCCCTATAATCTCTTCCGTCTCTGAGTCAATACTCGTATTTCCATATAGACCACGTGACTGAAATTTGGAAGCCTGAATTCTCTTCTGGGGTCTGCTCTTTGCCTTCTGGGTCATCCAGAGCTGGTGTCTTTCTTAGTTTCTCCACCTATATCATTAAGATAATTGTACTGAATTCTTTACAACACAGTTTGAGAAGTGCTGATAAAAAGCAGTCTGTAAGAACTGAGGAGAATGGTTGTTCTTCTTGGTACATGTTGTTGGGGAATTCTACAGTTCTACAAAAACACACCTGGCATGAGAattcaaaaaaataatgagatatTTATTTCTAGTGTCTTACTTCACGCTGGCTaaagaaaatctctttctgatattatttttcactgtaattTTTGCTCAGGTTTCTACAGGATCGAAACAGTTCTGC is a window of Caloenas nicobarica isolate bCalNic1 chromosome 27, bCalNic1.hap1, whole genome shotgun sequence DNA encoding:
- the SUGP2 gene encoding SURP and G-patch domain-containing protein 2, which translates into the protein MASRRITRETFDAVVQDKVKRYRMDRGDALENTIHHFKAHSRPLPRPRFEDSFHDDGRYAHDNAQHHPHDDWSEHPRDDYPGPSYRSASPLIRKENYYHEQYGRPASRDRDFGHPASRDRQFGRPASHDREYRHPASHDQEYGHPTSHDREYGGLVSHDQDYGPPDSWESTGPHETDFSSSDILGDFRSPGLMEDDYGNMENQEYDVDFGIQSDSEFRPPLRRGNIGRGRVLRGKRLTRGAVKTKVFKGDIKPPLKKWNTKKLPPGSDQKSTLQPDQTPETAEQPNQRPVPVPRPNQKLPPRPNQRPALTTQRPILRLPKPAHVFRNLSFDLVDKSDIFSTFGIEIIKWAGFHAIKNDAEFSRLFGALFELETETCAKMLASFKCSLKPEHRDYCFFTIKSLQHAALKTPKVDNEFLNMLLDKGAVKTKNCFFEIIKPFDKYIMRLQDRLLKGVTPLLMACNAYELSIKTSGFGNPREMASAFETTVSLCRKSLALLGQTFALASVFRQEKILEAVGLQEMAPAPTLFPNFDDSTLFGREYIENLKAWLEKSGYPIQMKKAEPESTAQLKKPSPDTKAQTPQRADRKVVEIIEQLVNSIVSGTLSAKERNAQKNCPEYWFLSDEDSLEYKYYRLKLSEVQRRTSAGKEAGGEGRTLEESATESVRAMLYARKVASIKRKLFKRKRLGIIAQHGVRRRKVRRATAGTQTVLSAGTVLKHQDKHLQGSVQSKTSVSETSLSEKNSPLDTTSSSQCVTGSELALPAEERADVEDLLAPPELFPPLSSQFPDVDAKTMETAEKLAKFVAQVGPEIEQFSIDNSADNPDLWFLQDRNSSAFKFYRMKVYELCPSINFTAVSEVTDAGDSAKPEERNVDISEEEEDEEEEEEDNEEEAEFEEDISQPLEEMEQAEEEEEDDTSAGRSVENLAEEMCSKTGEEISTGEMQLATSSDGAVPNLSTQASTPAPGTLFPRKRISSKSLKVGMIPASKRICLIEEPKVHEPVRIAYDRPRGCPVTKKKKKPKDLEFSHKKLTNRNVGFQMLQKMGWQEGHGLGTRGKGIREPVKVGATSAGEGLGVAGEENKEDAFDVFRQRMIQMYRQKRASK